One Plasmodium vivax chromosome 13, whole genome shotgun sequence genomic region harbors:
- a CDS encoding hypothetical protein, conserved (encoded by transcript PVX_084280A) — protein sequence MDDCSQRESSNEGTLENEKKKKKKKKKKHTYSVIKEVNYSQSEDDSSAEKPRKKKKGTSKKKIHIEDVQRVRELKGDSSTDEWGRSNRLQDGRDPQLRGCMNSQEGDVDRLLKMGRERRRKREKHTNCSSNCSSSGDGHDGDGHDGDGHDDDSSDDEHEVELLQGQRRSGEQDATTAPAMHPNLKEAPRKSRRKDAPFNMVNRPQMANMPRNGTYEERPQEGRRSGHGRGGRKGRVKAVPPAVGHIYNASSSDAHDVSSSNAHDVSSGDPQDAGSGDPHDVSSGDPHDAGSGDPHDASSSEGNIFSKLLYKIRKAFADRRGDPITNENVVDGDICELAIVGGNGMDPSGLHNIAHLVEDEDTFIIQGHSGSHTGGGEDRAGPCPHGSPRTNEMICLNGLNPNDLLNSSVLINSNRSEISEIFSNVENGIIMMERRDVGPSGTAPTEDAAGHIRGSDHVRGYHRFTYRRVSHKIATYVRENISYVKEKIKSYWLERVREANTQLTAPRQSTNQREEANERGEANERGEANERGEANEREEANQQALHTEDENDDPSCLQVLFFLGLVCKFPILWIIGSIVFCITPSEHKKTKMWSLVNTLFALISVIYFISTSKFKMPKPVFFVLMEENKEEKNYMLPTGVLKNEHNAAHSSVGKSFLNWNFVSTQKPDAHILLSSEAYKLLNRVQVTFLFGRGSGYPRAQVERMKPFFYNLKEGLRPVPVEKLTMTDQDVPEDFFGGGLRCERTERRSPEKASEAATGKANEAATEKAKWYLFWKEEDNLKGSNSAGSASDLSLPVGEIFFFKSEHTCRVAFLYPKKTNPNEKEMPENFVQINKIIIKPF from the exons ATGGACGACTGCTCGCAGCGAGAAAGCAGCAACGAGGGTACccttgaaaatgaaaaaaaaaaaaaaaagaaaaagaaaaaaaaacacacatatTCCGTAATAAAGGAAGTGAACTACTCGCAGAGTGAAGACGACTCATCGGCAGAAAAacccaggaaaaaaaaaaagggaacgagcaaaaaaaaaatacacatagAGGATGTCCAAAGGGTGAGGGAGTTAAAGGGGGACTCTTCAACTGACGAGTGGGGCAGGAGCAACAGGCTGCAGGATGGACGGGACCCCCAACTGAGGGGCTGCATGAACTCCCAGGAAGGTGACGTCGATCGTTTGCTGAAGATGGGGAGGGAGAGAAGGAGAAAGCGGGAAAAGCATACCAACTGCAGTAGCAACTGCAGTAGCAGCGGTGATGGCCATGACGGCGATGGCCATGACGGCGATGGCCATGACGACGATAGCAGTGATGACGAGCACGAAGTGGAGCTGCTCCAAGGGCAGAGACGCAGCGGGGAGCAGGACGCCACGACAGCTCCGGCCATGCACCCCAATCTGAAGGAAGCCCCACGCAAGAGTAGAAGAAAAGACGCACCATTCAACATGGTGAATAGACCACAAATGGCGAACATGCCGCGGAATGGAACCTACGAGGAGAGGCCCCAGGAAGGCCGTCGAAGTGGGCATGGCCGTGGTGGGCGAAAGGGGAGAGTAAAGGCTGTGCCCCCCGCAGTGGGTCACATTTACAATGCGAGCAGTAGCGACGCGCACGATGTGAGTAGTAGCAACGCGCATGATGTGAGCAGTGGCGACCCACAGGACGCAGGCAGTGGCGACCCACACGATGTGAGCAGTGGCGACCCACACGACGCAGGCAGTGGCGACCCACACGACGCAAGCAGCAGCGAAGGGAACATCTTTTCCAAGCTGCTCTACAAAATAAGGAAAGCTTTCGCTGACCGCAGGGGGGACCCCATAACGAATGAAAACGTGGTGGACGGCGACATCTGTGAACTTGCAATTGTGGGTGGCAACGGAATGGATCCGAGTGGCCTTCACAACATTGCGCACCTTGTGGAGGATGAAGACACGTTTATAATTCAGGGGCATAGCGGTAGTCATacaggagggggagaagacaGGGCAGGCCCTTGCCCTCATGGAAGCCCCCGAACCAATGAGATGATTTGCCTGAATGGACTAAACCCGAATGACCTGCTAAACAGCTCCGTCCTCATCAACTCCAATCGCTCAGAAATAAGTGAAATTTTTAGTAACGTCGAAAATGGGATCATCATGATGGAAAGGCGGGACGTGGGTCCAAGCGGCACTGCACCTACAGAGGACGCAGCGGGGCATATCAGAGGCAGCGACCATGTAAGAGGCTACCACCGCTTTACCTACAGACGCGTCTCCCACAAAATAGCCACCTACGTCAGGGAGAACATATCCTacgtgaaggaaaaaataaaaagctacTGGCTAGAACGAGTGCGCGAGGCGAACACCCAGCTGACAGCGCCCCGTCAAAGTACCAACCAACGGGAGGAAGCAAACGaacggggggaagcaaacgaacggggggaagcaaacgaacggggggaagcaaacgaACGGGAGGAAGCAAACCAACAGGCACTTCACACCGAAGACGAAAACGACGACCCTAGCTGTCTCCAAGTGCTCTTCTTCCTAGGGCTGGTGTGTAAATTCCCTATCCTCTGGATAATCGGCTCCATCGTATTCTGCATCACCCCAagtgaacataaaaaaacaaaaatgtggagtCTAGTCAACACCTTGTTTGCCCTCATTAGCGTAATTTACTTTATAAGCACCTCCAAATTTAAAATGCCCAAGccagttttttttgtcctcatggaagaaaataaagaagaaaaaaattatatgcttCCAACAggggttttaaaaaacgaGCACAATGCTGCTCACAGCTCGGTG GGGAAGTCCTTCCTAAATTGGAACTTCGTGTCGACGCAGAAGCCAGACGCGCACATACTGCT aagCAGCGAGGCGTATAAACTCCTAAACCGCGTACAAGTGACGTTCCTCTTCGGAAGGGGCAGCGGCTACCCCCGCGCGCAGGTCGAAAGGATGaagccctttttttataacctAAAAGAGGGCCTCAGGCCGGTCCCCGTGGAGAAGCTCACCATGACGGACCAGGA CGTCCCCGAGGACTTCTTCGGAGGAGGACTCAGGTGCGAACGGACGGAAAGGCGCTCGCCTGAGAAGGCCAGCGAAGCGGCAACCGGGAAAGCCAACGAAGCGGCAACGGAGAAGGCCAAGTGGTATTTATTCTGGAAGGAAGAAGACAACTTAAAGGGTAGTAACTCAGCCGGATCAGCATCGGACCTCTCCCTCCCCGTTGGAGaaatcttcttcttcaaaagtgAGCACACCTGCAGGGTGGCTTTCCTCtacccaaaaaaaacgaacccCAATGAAAAGGAGATGCCAGAAAATTTTgtccaaataaataaaattataataaagcCCTTTTga
- a CDS encoding UGA suppressor tRNA-associated antigenic protein, putative (encoded by transcript PVX_084285A) has translation MNTPGVDVRNGKAVQGDICSNRYSLISKQTLNQKENTLWNILNYGRVPNEGLNEITIMSILHQISSQNLCNSEKNVKIGERENRIYSALVRNKYIGFGHGIGRSGNLDDVQPKSAGNSVLAKATTSFVKDLIKSFGIKGCEDVYILPYATGMCLSTCILYTKKEREKSEYVIVSRIDHKTCYKCIDFCALKYLVVDMVYRDEELHTNLSEIEKLIQTYGEKICCVMSVTSSYAPRNSDDIVKIGHMCRRYNIPHIINNAFGLQCNYLCKEIQKCFETKGRVDFVVQSCDKNFLVPVNGGIVFSSDKKKMKELKKHYPGRTPVHAYLDLFITLLELGKRKILNLRKEREENFAWLKNKVSTLCSKYNLSLIKASKNKISMAINLNELYKIYHVENPRSITLLGSLLFYRNVTGHRVICSPLLIRNGGVDPNGVDTTEQGEPKPNGVSFPNPRNSSEDARPTHSPNNSNQGGVKETSQTHLVKNENATHAAILGKGLTIGNHTFEHFGCSYDLYPFSYIAFSCVIGIEREELQSFVEKLDDAIGCFIRRFGRRASPVERSYAPL, from the exons ATGAACACACCAGGTGTGGACGTGCGCAATGGCAAGGCCGTCCAAGGGGACATATGCAGCAATAGGTATTCCCTAATATCTAAGCAG ACCCTCAACCAGAAGGAAAACACCCtatggaa CATCCTGAACTACGGGCGTGTCCCAAATGAGGGCCTAAACGAAATAACCATCATGAGCATTTTGCACCAGATATCTTCTCAAAATTt GTGCAACAGCGAGAAGAACGTCAAAATCGGGGAGCGGGAGAATCGCATATACAGCGCGCTCGTGCGGAACAAGTACATCGGGTTCGGGCACGGCATCGGCAG ATCGGGGAACCTCGACGACGTGCAGCCGAAGAGCGCGGGGAACAGCGTGCTGGCGAAGGCCACCACGAGCTTTGTAAAGGACCTGATCAAAAGCTTTGGAATAAAAGGCTGCGAAGATGTGTACATACTGCCATACGCTACGGGCATGTGTCTAAGTACTTGCATTTTgtatacaaaaaaggaaagagaaaaaagtgaatatgTAATAGTGTCCAGAATAGACCACAAGACCTGCTACAAGTGCATCGATTTTTGTGccttaaaatatttagtaGTGGACATGGTATATAGGGACGAAGAATTACATACAAATCTGAGCGAAATAGAAAAACTTATACAAACATATGGTGAAAAGATCTGTTGTGTAATGTCAGTCACTTCAAGTTATGCCCCCAGAAACTCAGATGATATTGTCAAAATAGGGCATATGTGTAGAAGGTATAATATACctcatattattaataatgcCTTCGGGTTACAATGCAATTATTTATGCAAAGAgatacaaaaatgttttgagACAAAGGGTAGAGTAGACTTCGTAGTCCAAAGTTGTGATAAGAATTTTCTCGTCCCAGTTAATGGAGGAATTGTTTTCAGCTCCgataagaagaagatgaaagAATTGAAGAAGCACTACCCTGGTAGAACCCCTGTGCATGCATATTTAGATCTATTCATCACATTACTAGAAttagggaaaaggaaaattctAAACctaagaaaagaaagggaggaaaactTCGCctggttaaaaaataaagtttcTACTCTATGCTCCAAGTACAATTTAAGTTTAATCAAAgctagcaaaaataaaatatccaTGGCGATTAATTTGAATGAGctttacaaaatttaccATGTCGAAAACCCTAGGAGTATTACCCTGCTGGGATCGTTACTCTTTTATAGAAATGTCACTGGGCATAGGGTCATATGCTCCCCGCTGTTGATACGAAACGGGGGGGTAGATCCCAATGGGGTTGACACTACTGAGCAGGGTGAACCCAAACCCAATGGGGTGTCTTTCCCTAATCCTAGAAATAGCAGCGAAGATGCGCGTCCAACTCATTCGCCTAACAACTCCAATCAGGGGGGTGTAAAGGAGACGTCCCAAACACATCTGgtgaaaaacgaaaatgcTACCCATGCGGCGATCCTGGGGAAGGGCCTAACCATTGGGAACCACACATTTGAGCACTTTGGGTGCAGCTACGATTTGTACCCCTTTTCGTACATTGCCTTCTCCTGCGTCATTGGCATTGAACGGGAGGAGCTGCAAAGCTTCGTGGAGAAGTTGGACGACGCGATTGGCTGCTTCATCCGCAGGTTTGGGCGGCGCGCCAGCCCAGTGGAGCGCTCATATGCGCCATTGTGA